In one Butyrivibrio proteoclasticus B316 genomic region, the following are encoded:
- the gltX gene encoding glutamate--tRNA ligase produces the protein MKIRTRYAPSPTGRMHVGNLRTALYAYLISKHEGGDYILRIEDTDQERFVEGATEIIYQTLKDTGLVHDEGPDIGGPVGPYVQSERQKAGIYMQYAKELVEKGEAYYCFCDEERLATLVQEIDDGNGGKKQISVYDKHCLHLSKEEVEKNLAEGKPFVIRQNNPTDGTTTFHDELYGDVTVENKELDDMILIKSDGYPTYNFANVVDDHLMGITHVVRGNEYISSSPKYNRLYDAFGWEVPKYIHCPLITDEEHHKLSKRSGHSSFEDLIDQGFIAEAVVNFVALLGWSPDDNQEIMSLEDLIKKFDYTRINKSPAVFDFTKLKWMNGEYLKAMDEDKFFEMAKPYLDKAITNPNLKADESKMRKIAAMVKTRIEIFPDIEGMVDFFNELPDYDTAIFAHKKMKTNEETSLAVLKEVLPLLEAHDDYTNDSLFALLSDYIKGHEYKNGYVLWPVRIAVCGKEMTPCGATELMEVIGKDETISRIKKSIALLEK, from the coding sequence ATGAAGATTCGTACCAGGTATGCACCAAGTCCAACAGGACGTATGCATGTAGGAAATTTGAGAACAGCTCTTTATGCTTATCTTATTTCTAAGCATGAGGGAGGAGATTATATCCTTAGAATTGAGGATACTGACCAGGAGCGTTTTGTTGAGGGTGCTACTGAGATCATATATCAGACTCTCAAGGATACAGGACTTGTTCATGACGAAGGTCCTGACATCGGCGGCCCTGTTGGTCCTTATGTTCAGAGCGAGAGACAGAAAGCCGGCATCTATATGCAGTATGCCAAGGAACTTGTAGAAAAAGGCGAGGCTTATTACTGTTTCTGCGATGAGGAGAGACTTGCTACTCTTGTACAGGAGATAGATGATGGCAATGGCGGCAAGAAACAGATCAGTGTATATGACAAGCACTGCCTCCATTTGTCTAAAGAGGAAGTTGAGAAGAATCTTGCAGAGGGTAAGCCATTCGTTATCAGACAGAATAATCCTACTGATGGAACAACTACATTCCATGATGAGCTCTATGGCGATGTAACTGTTGAGAACAAAGAGCTTGATGACATGATCCTTATCAAGTCAGACGGCTATCCGACATACAATTTTGCAAACGTTGTTGATGATCATCTTATGGGTATCACTCATGTTGTTCGTGGTAATGAGTATATTTCATCATCACCTAAATACAACAGACTGTACGATGCATTTGGATGGGAAGTTCCCAAGTATATTCACTGCCCACTTATCACAGATGAAGAGCATCACAAGCTTTCTAAGAGAAGCGGACATTCATCATTCGAGGATCTTATTGATCAGGGCTTTATTGCAGAAGCAGTTGTTAACTTTGTTGCACTTCTTGGCTGGTCACCTGATGATAACCAGGAAATCATGAGCCTTGAAGACCTTATTAAGAAGTTTGACTATACACGTATCAATAAATCACCGGCTGTTTTTGATTTCACCAAGCTTAAATGGATGAACGGTGAGTATTTAAAGGCTATGGACGAGGATAAGTTCTTTGAGATGGCTAAACCTTATCTTGATAAGGCTATCACTAATCCAAATCTTAAGGCTGACGAGAGCAAGATGCGCAAGATCGCAGCTATGGTCAAGACCAGGATTGAGATATTCCCTGATATCGAAGGAATGGTTGATTTCTTCAATGAGCTTCCTGATTATGATACAGCTATTTTTGCTCATAAGAAGATGAAGACAAATGAGGAGACATCACTTGCTGTACTTAAAGAAGTACTTCCACTTCTTGAGGCACATGATGATTATACAAACGATTCACTGTTTGCTCTTTTATCAGATTATATCAAGGGTCACGAGTACAAGAACGGATATGTTCTCTGGCCTGTAAGAATTGCTGTATGCGGCAAGGAGATGACTCCATGTGGAGCTACTGAACTCATGGAAGTAATCGGTAAGGACGAGACAATATCTCGTATTAAGAAGAGTATTGCACTTCTTGAGAAATAA
- a CDS encoding dUTP diphosphatase, with product MKREVKIKYFNDKIEKLQYIDGKSDWIDLRSAEDIDLKQGEFKLIPLGVAMEIPEGYEAHVVPRSSTFKNFGVIQANSMGIIDHSYCGDNDQWFMPVIAMRDTHIGFNDRICQFRIMENQPHIDFEECEHLTGADRGGFGSTGTK from the coding sequence ATGAAAAGAGAAGTAAAAATCAAATATTTTAACGACAAAATTGAGAAGCTTCAGTATATAGACGGTAAATCTGACTGGATTGACCTTAGAAGTGCTGAAGATATTGATCTTAAGCAGGGAGAATTTAAGCTTATTCCTCTCGGAGTAGCAATGGAGATTCCTGAAGGCTATGAAGCTCATGTTGTTCCAAGGAGCTCTACCTTTAAGAATTTTGGAGTTATCCAGGCTAATAGTATGGGGATAATTGATCATTCCTACTGTGGAGATAACGATCAGTGGTTCATGCCTGTTATTGCAATGAGAGATACTCATATTGGCTTTAATGATCGTATCTGCCAGTTTAGGATCATGGAGAATCAGCCCCACATTGATTTTGAAGAGTGCGAGCATCTTACAGGCGCTGACAGAGGCGGATTTGGATCTACAGGAACCAAATAA
- a CDS encoding cellulase family glycosylhydrolase: MRKSIKSFCSKALIGTLSAVLVAGSGLTTLDVYAANTQVNASFETNLTTEYTINNWGSGYQVLIKVKNATTKRADNWALKVNKNDVSIDSSWNVKITENGNYYEISPMEWNKTIEPGQAVEFGIQGSGHVGNSIEILTSGSISGGGEVVDPDPTPVDPDPTPVDPDPTPVDPDPTPVDPDPTPVDPTPTPDPHQGDAVTGDDWLHAKGGRIYDKYGHEVYLTGANWFGFNCSERVFHGLWSANMTDVVEGMADHGINLVRVPISTELLFEWKSGKNVKVNINSYANPELKRADGSDMGSREVFDVFLALCKENGIKVMMDCHSADANNSGHNYNVWYGPNGFTTQDWIDGWTWFVNEYKNDDTIIACDLKNEPHGKFSQSEKVSAKWDNSTDENNWRYAASRCGKAILAINPNLLIMVEGIEETPRPGFDYNSGTQDPNATEDQLKYYGDWWGGNLRLAGDLPVDLGAYQSQLVYSPHDYGPLVYEQSWFKKDFSEKTLLADVWYDNWFYLQDQQIAPILIGEWGGFMDGGSNEKYLNIMANFIAKNKINHTFWCINPNSGDTGGLLEGDWVTWDAAKYNMMKKTLWSDSKTGRFVGLDHEIPLGSKGETVTEFYR, encoded by the coding sequence ATGCGAAAAAGTATAAAAAGCTTTTGCAGTAAGGCACTTATAGGTACACTTTCAGCTGTACTTGTTGCAGGTTCTGGTTTGACTACTCTTGATGTATATGCTGCAAATACACAGGTAAATGCCTCTTTTGAAACAAATTTAACAACTGAATATACCATTAATAACTGGGGCTCAGGCTATCAGGTTCTTATTAAAGTTAAAAATGCTACAACTAAACGTGCAGATAACTGGGCATTAAAGGTTAATAAAAATGATGTTTCAATAGATTCTAGCTGGAACGTAAAAATAACAGAAAATGGAAACTATTACGAGATAAGTCCTATGGAGTGGAATAAGACTATAGAACCCGGACAGGCAGTAGAATTTGGAATCCAAGGCTCAGGTCATGTTGGAAACAGTATAGAAATATTGACAAGTGGCAGTATAAGTGGTGGCGGAGAGGTTGTAGATCCTGATCCAACACCGGTTGACCCGGATCCAACTCCTGTAGACCCAGATCCGACGCCGGTTGATCCTGACCCGACACCGGTAGATCCGGATCCAACACCTGTAGATCCAACACCAACACCTGATCCTCATCAGGGAGATGCAGTTACAGGTGATGACTGGCTTCATGCAAAGGGCGGCAGAATATATGACAAATATGGACATGAGGTTTATTTAACAGGTGCCAACTGGTTTGGTTTTAACTGCTCAGAGAGAGTATTTCATGGTCTTTGGAGTGCCAATATGACAGATGTTGTAGAAGGCATGGCAGATCATGGTATTAACCTTGTTCGAGTACCAATTTCTACTGAACTTCTTTTTGAATGGAAGTCTGGCAAAAACGTCAAAGTAAATATTAACTCATATGCCAATCCTGAACTTAAAAGAGCTGATGGCTCTGATATGGGATCAAGAGAAGTATTTGATGTTTTCCTTGCATTATGTAAAGAAAACGGTATCAAGGTTATGATGGACTGCCATAGTGCAGATGCCAATAATTCAGGCCATAATTATAACGTATGGTATGGTCCAAATGGCTTTACTACACAGGACTGGATCGATGGATGGACATGGTTTGTAAATGAATACAAGAACGATGATACGATCATTGCCTGCGATCTTAAGAATGAGCCTCACGGTAAGTTCTCCCAGTCTGAAAAAGTTTCAGCCAAGTGGGATAACTCAACAGATGAGAATAACTGGAGATATGCAGCAAGCCGCTGTGGCAAGGCAATTCTTGCAATCAATCCTAACCTTCTTATCATGGTAGAAGGCATTGAGGAAACACCAAGACCGGGATTTGACTATAATTCAGGAACCCAGGATCCAAATGCAACAGAGGATCAGCTCAAATACTATGGCGACTGGTGGGGAGGAAATTTAAGACTTGCAGGGGACCTTCCTGTAGACCTTGGAGCATATCAGAGTCAGCTTGTTTATTCACCACATGACTATGGCCCACTTGTATATGAGCAGTCATGGTTTAAAAAAGATTTTTCTGAAAAGACACTTCTTGCTGATGTTTGGTATGACAACTGGTTCTATCTTCAGGATCAGCAGATAGCTCCTATTCTAATCGGTGAATGGGGCGGATTTATGGATGGTGGAAGCAATGAGAAGTACCTTAATATAATGGCTAATTTCATTGCCAAGAACAAAATCAATCATACTTTCTGGTGCATCAACCCCAACTCCGGTGACACAGGCGGACTTCTTGAAGGAGACTGGGTTACATGGGATGCTGCCAAGTATAATATGATGAAAAAGACTCTTTGGTCTGATTCAAAGACTGGCAGATTTGTCGGACTTGACCATGAGATTCCTCTTGGATCAAAGGGCGAGACAGTAACAGAGTTCTACAGATAA
- a CDS encoding glycoside hydrolase family 9 protein — protein MHKVTKAFCKKALVSSLSAFMVIGGLSFPSVSVKAAGNYNYGDALAKSLLFYQLQESGKLSEETLSRTNWRADSGLKDGQDNGLDLTGGWYDAGDNVKFNLPMAYSSMVLGWSYLNNPEAYAKSGQTKWMLHDIKWANDYFVKCNPDSRTYYYQVGDGGKDHGFWGAPELVEAKMDRPSFKVDDTSAGGGSCVTGEAAASLAVASLVLKDSDPSRSAEYLAHAKTLYGMAERAKSDAGYTAASGFYTSYSGFYDELSLAGCWLYKATGDKTYLEKAEQYAENFGTEFQGGTEMAYSWTMSWDDTHMGACLLLAELTGKDKYYTPIENSIDCWNGKLKGSNPVTITPGGLSFLSEWGSVRYACNQAFIDTIYLGLEKADRQHIEGANAYIERTINYTLGSNGQNFMVGYNSQSPKNPHHRAAHGCWSNNLNAEPENSRHTLVGAIVGGPGSANDSYKDVRSDYQANEVACDYNAGFTGACAYLYEKNGFGAVTTPSAIENTDGKEFVLRAGINAQDKNNKINFVEIKAVIENHTAWPARVTDNLTLRMFFDLSDVLAQGYSASDMKISTTYMQHKVNISEFKKSDKDGIYYVDVNLAGAQIYPGGQSECKCELQIRFTAPGKWDYSNSPCVKGLGGTSNNQMTTPDGMQLFEGSTLVLGEGFVAPDPVVIVDPDPTPVDPDPTPVDPDPTPVDPDPTPVDPDPTPVDPDPTPVDPDPTPVDPDPTPVVTGEVTAEYTLNNWGSGYQVLIKVKNDSASRINSWTLKVNKNDVGIDSSWCVNVDEDSNYYIITPMSWNASLEPGGSTEFGIQGSSHIGNTVEIIAEGK, from the coding sequence ATGCATAAAGTTACTAAAGCTTTTTGCAAAAAAGCATTGGTAAGTTCATTATCAGCATTTATGGTGATTGGAGGACTTAGTTTTCCGTCAGTCAGCGTAAAGGCAGCTGGTAATTATAATTATGGGGATGCGCTGGCTAAATCATTGTTATTCTATCAGCTTCAGGAATCAGGTAAGCTTTCAGAGGAAACCTTATCAAGAACAAACTGGAGAGCAGATTCTGGTCTTAAGGATGGACAGGACAATGGACTTGATCTTACCGGTGGATGGTACGATGCAGGTGACAATGTTAAGTTCAATCTTCCTATGGCTTATTCTTCAATGGTACTTGGATGGTCATACCTCAACAACCCTGAAGCATATGCTAAATCAGGACAGACAAAATGGATGCTTCATGACATCAAGTGGGCTAATGACTACTTTGTAAAGTGTAATCCTGATTCAAGAACTTATTATTATCAGGTAGGTGATGGTGGCAAGGATCATGGATTCTGGGGTGCGCCTGAGCTTGTTGAAGCTAAAATGGACAGACCTTCATTTAAGGTTGATGACACATCTGCAGGCGGTGGTTCATGCGTAACTGGTGAAGCCGCAGCATCATTGGCAGTTGCATCTTTAGTATTAAAGGACAGTGATCCTTCAAGAAGTGCTGAGTATCTTGCACATGCCAAGACATTGTATGGCATGGCTGAGAGAGCAAAATCAGATGCAGGTTACACAGCAGCAAGCGGATTCTATACATCTTACAGTGGATTCTATGATGAGCTTTCACTTGCAGGCTGCTGGTTATACAAAGCTACTGGAGATAAGACTTATCTTGAAAAAGCAGAACAGTATGCCGAGAATTTTGGAACAGAGTTCCAGGGCGGCACAGAAATGGCTTACTCATGGACAATGTCTTGGGATGACACACACATGGGTGCTTGCCTTCTTCTTGCAGAACTTACAGGAAAAGATAAATACTATACACCAATCGAGAACAGTATTGATTGCTGGAATGGTAAACTTAAGGGATCAAATCCTGTAACAATTACTCCTGGTGGACTTTCATTCCTTAGTGAATGGGGAAGCGTACGTTATGCTTGTAACCAGGCTTTCATCGATACTATTTATTTAGGACTTGAGAAGGCTGACAGACAGCACATTGAGGGCGCTAACGCTTATATTGAGAGAACTATCAATTATACACTTGGAAGCAATGGTCAGAATTTCATGGTTGGCTACAACTCACAGTCACCTAAGAATCCTCACCACAGAGCTGCTCATGGTTGCTGGTCAAATAACTTAAATGCAGAGCCTGAGAATTCAAGACATACACTTGTTGGTGCTATCGTTGGCGGACCTGGTTCAGCTAATGATTCTTACAAGGATGTTCGTTCAGATTATCAGGCAAACGAAGTTGCTTGCGATTACAATGCTGGATTCACAGGTGCATGTGCTTATCTTTATGAGAAGAATGGATTTGGCGCTGTTACAACACCATCAGCTATCGAGAACACAGACGGAAAAGAGTTTGTTCTTAGAGCCGGCATCAATGCTCAGGATAAGAATAACAAGATCAACTTTGTAGAGATCAAGGCTGTTATTGAGAACCATACAGCTTGGCCTGCAAGAGTAACAGATAACTTAACACTTCGTATGTTCTTTGACCTTAGTGATGTTTTGGCACAGGGCTACAGTGCTTCTGATATGAAGATTTCTACTACATATATGCAGCACAAGGTTAATATTTCTGAGTTTAAGAAGTCAGATAAAGATGGAATCTACTATGTAGATGTTAACCTTGCCGGTGCTCAGATCTATCCTGGCGGACAGAGTGAGTGTAAGTGCGAGCTTCAGATCAGATTCACAGCTCCTGGTAAGTGGGATTATTCAAACAGCCCTTGCGTAAAGGGACTTGGCGGAACAAGCAACAATCAGATGACTACACCTGATGGTATGCAGTTGTTTGAAGGTTCTACACTTGTTCTTGGTGAAGGCTTTGTTGCTCCTGATCCAGTTGTTATCGTAGATCCAGATCCAACACCAGTAGATCCAGATCCGACACCAGTAGATCCAGATCCGACACCGGTAGATCCAGACCCAACACCAGTAGATCCAGATCCAACACCGGTTGATCCAGATCCAACACCGGTTGACCCGGATCCAACACCGGTTGACCCGGATCCAACACCAGTTGTTACTGGCGAAGTTACTGCTGAGTATACACTTAATAACTGGGGTTCAGGTTATCAGGTTCTCATCAAGGTTAAGAATGATTCAGCATCAAGGATTAATTCCTGGACACTTAAGGTTAATAAGAATGATGTAGGAATTGACTCAAGCTGGTGCGTAAACGTCGACGAAGATTCTAACTACTATATTATTACTCCAATGTCATGGAATGCTTCTCTTGAACCAGGCGGTTCAACTGAATTTGGTATTCAGGGATCAAGCCATATTGGAAATACAGTAGAGATCATTGCTGAAGGCAAGTAA
- a CDS encoding class I adenylate-forming enzyme family protein, with translation MPITDLLERNSKLYGDEVALVEINPEIKEEQRVTWKEYELIQPTSSSYYRRQITWSVFDEKANRVANMLMDRGIKKGQKCAILLMNCLEWLPIYFGILKSGAIAVPLNFRFDSEEIDYCLKASDSEVLFYGPEFIGRIENIAEKLKKEMLLFYVGDQCPPFAEDYYRQVSNASSIAPRVLIEDSDDAAIYFSSGTTGFPKAILHIHTALMQSAKMEAMHHETTHSDCFLCIPPLYHTGAKMHWFGSLYTGSRAVLLKGNSPESIFRAVSEEHCTIVWLLVPWAQDILAALDSGKIKIEDYKLSQWRLMHIGAQPIPPSLVRHWLEYFPHHKYDTNYGLSESTGPGCVHLGMENVHKVGAIGVPGYGWKTKIVDEDGNPVSQGEIGELCVKGPGVMVCYYKNQEATDEILKNGWLFTGDMARQDEDGFIFLVDRKKDVIISGGENLYPVQIENFLMKNDKIHDAAVIGLSDPRLGEIAAAIIQVKEGMTLTEDEVEAFCVDLPRYKRPRKIIFDNVIRNATGKIDKPKLRQKYCGDHLVEKQNQA, from the coding sequence ATGCCGATTACAGATTTACTTGAAAGGAATAGTAAACTATATGGGGATGAGGTTGCTCTTGTTGAGATCAACCCCGAGATAAAGGAAGAACAGAGGGTTACCTGGAAAGAATATGAGCTTATTCAACCAACTTCAAGTTCATACTACAGAAGGCAGATAACCTGGTCTGTATTTGACGAAAAGGCAAACAGAGTTGCCAACATGCTTATGGACAGAGGAATAAAGAAAGGGCAGAAATGTGCGATCTTGCTGATGAACTGCCTTGAATGGCTGCCTATCTATTTTGGTATTCTAAAATCAGGAGCCATAGCTGTTCCTCTTAATTTCAGATTTGATTCAGAAGAAATTGATTATTGCTTAAAAGCTTCTGATTCCGAGGTTTTGTTCTATGGACCTGAATTTATAGGACGTATTGAGAACATCGCAGAAAAGCTAAAAAAAGAAATGCTTCTTTTTTATGTTGGGGATCAGTGCCCGCCATTTGCAGAAGATTATTACAGGCAGGTTTCCAATGCTTCATCTATAGCTCCGAGAGTGCTTATTGAAGACAGCGATGATGCAGCTATTTATTTTTCTTCCGGTACTACGGGCTTTCCAAAGGCTATCTTGCATATTCATACTGCTCTTATGCAGTCTGCCAAGATGGAAGCAATGCATCATGAAACTACTCACAGCGACTGCTTTTTATGCATTCCTCCTCTTTATCATACTGGAGCCAAGATGCACTGGTTTGGTTCTCTTTATACAGGTAGCAGAGCAGTTCTTTTAAAAGGAAATTCACCTGAATCAATTTTCAGGGCTGTTTCGGAAGAGCATTGCACGATAGTCTGGCTTCTTGTTCCATGGGCACAGGATATTCTGGCTGCTCTTGACAGCGGGAAAATTAAAATAGAAGATTACAAGCTCTCACAATGGAGATTGATGCACATTGGTGCGCAGCCTATTCCACCAAGCCTTGTAAGACACTGGCTTGAGTATTTTCCTCATCATAAATATGACACTAACTATGGTCTTTCTGAGTCTACAGGCCCTGGCTGTGTTCACCTTGGTATGGAGAATGTTCATAAAGTTGGCGCAATCGGTGTTCCCGGATATGGCTGGAAAACCAAGATAGTTGATGAAGATGGAAATCCTGTTTCACAGGGAGAAATTGGAGAGCTCTGCGTAAAAGGCCCGGGTGTTATGGTCTGCTATTACAAGAATCAGGAAGCAACAGATGAAATACTCAAAAATGGATGGCTCTTTACAGGTGACATGGCCAGACAGGACGAGGATGGTTTTATTTTCCTGGTCGATCGTAAAAAAGACGTAATAATTTCCGGAGGTGAGAACCTGTATCCTGTCCAGATTGAGAATTTCCTTATGAAAAATGACAAGATACATGATGCAGCAGTAATTGGACTATCTGATCCAAGACTTGGGGAGATTGCTGCAGCAATAATCCAGGTAAAAGAGGGCATGACTCTGACAGAAGATGAGGTTGAAGCCTTCTGTGTAGACCTTCCGAGATATAAGAGACCAAGGAAGATCATCTTTGATAATGTCATCAGAAATGCCACAGGCAAGATAGATAAGCCAAAGCTGCGTCAAAAGTACTGTGGAGACCATTTGGTAGAGAAACAGAATCAGGCATAA
- the iorA gene encoding indolepyruvate ferredoxin oxidoreductase subunit alpha: MSFDNCKQLMLGNKAVARGLFEAGVCFISSYPGTPSTEVTEEAAKYDEIYCEWAPNEKVAMESAFGASLAGRRAFCAQKHVGLNVAADPLYTMSYTGVNAGLVIVVADDAGMHSSQNEQDSRHHAIAAKVPMIEPSDSAEALEYTKLAYEISEKFDTPVLLKMCTRVAHSQSIVETGERIVPDKPYEKNIAKYVMMPGNAKKRHPIVEQRTKDLIAYAENCPLNRVEMGDTKIGIITCSTSYQYVKEVFGENVSVLKLGMTNPLPEKLIRDFAAKVEKLYVVEELDPIIENHVKALGLKVTGKDLLPICDEFSQTLIAKAFGLETADSFALEENIPNRPPVMCAGCPHRGLFYTLKKNNCTVLGDIGCYTLGAVPPLGAIEMTLCMGASIGALHGFNKVRGAESEHKTVAVIGDSTFMHSGMTGLANVAYNQSNSTIIIVDNSITGMTGHQQNPTTGYNIKGDPAGKIDLEALCRAMGFERVRVVDPYNLEECDKVLKEELAANAPSVIISRRPCALLKYVKHNPPLKVNTDKCVGCKSCMRIGCPAISMKNGKANIDTTLCVGCNVCSQLCPVGAFESPERKA, from the coding sequence ATGAGTTTTGATAACTGTAAGCAGCTCATGCTTGGCAATAAGGCAGTTGCCCGCGGGCTTTTCGAAGCCGGAGTCTGTTTTATCTCAAGTTATCCCGGAACTCCCAGTACCGAGGTAACTGAAGAAGCTGCTAAATATGATGAAATATACTGCGAGTGGGCGCCCAATGAGAAGGTAGCTATGGAATCTGCTTTTGGTGCTTCTCTCGCCGGTCGAAGAGCCTTTTGTGCTCAGAAGCACGTTGGTCTTAACGTTGCAGCAGATCCTCTTTATACAATGTCATACACAGGTGTCAATGCAGGCCTTGTTATTGTTGTTGCCGATGATGCAGGAATGCATTCATCTCAAAATGAACAGGATTCAAGACATCATGCAATTGCAGCCAAAGTGCCTATGATTGAGCCTTCAGATTCTGCAGAAGCACTTGAATATACTAAGCTTGCATATGAAATCTCAGAAAAGTTCGACACTCCTGTCCTTCTCAAAATGTGTACAAGAGTTGCTCATTCACAGTCAATTGTTGAGACCGGTGAAAGAATCGTTCCCGATAAACCTTATGAGAAAAACATAGCTAAATATGTCATGATGCCGGGTAATGCCAAAAAGCGTCACCCGATAGTTGAACAGCGTACAAAAGATCTGATAGCTTACGCTGAAAACTGTCCTCTTAACAGAGTTGAAATGGGTGATACCAAAATAGGTATTATCACCTGCTCTACATCCTATCAGTATGTAAAAGAAGTATTTGGCGAAAACGTAAGTGTATTAAAGCTTGGCATGACCAATCCTCTACCTGAAAAACTCATCAGGGATTTTGCAGCCAAAGTTGAAAAACTCTACGTTGTAGAAGAACTTGATCCAATTATTGAAAACCATGTTAAAGCTCTTGGACTGAAAGTAACAGGCAAAGACCTACTTCCAATATGTGATGAGTTTTCTCAAACACTCATAGCAAAAGCTTTTGGCTTGGAGACAGCAGACTCTTTTGCCCTCGAAGAAAATATACCAAACAGACCGCCTGTAATGTGCGCAGGCTGTCCTCACAGAGGGTTGTTCTACACTCTCAAAAAGAATAACTGTACTGTTCTTGGCGATATCGGTTGCTACACTCTTGGCGCAGTTCCTCCACTCGGAGCAATAGAGATGACACTTTGCATGGGGGCATCAATTGGAGCACTTCATGGTTTTAACAAGGTAAGAGGCGCAGAAAGTGAACATAAAACTGTAGCTGTTATAGGCGATTCTACATTCATGCACTCAGGTATGACCGGGCTTGCAAATGTTGCATATAACCAGTCTAATTCAACTATCATAATCGTTGATAACTCTATTACCGGAATGACAGGACATCAGCAGAACCCGACAACAGGCTATAACATTAAGGGCGATCCTGCCGGAAAGATCGATCTTGAAGCTCTGTGCAGAGCTATGGGCTTTGAACGAGTAAGAGTTGTTGATCCATATAATCTTGAAGAATGCGACAAAGTTCTCAAAGAGGAATTAGCAGCCAATGCTCCTTCTGTAATCATTTCCAGAAGGCCTTGCGCTCTTCTTAAATATGTTAAGCACAATCCTCCTCTTAAGGTAAATACTGATAAGTGCGTAGGCTGCAAATCCTGCATGAGAATTGGCTGTCCTGCTATTTCTATGAAAAATGGCAAGGCAAATATCGATACGACTCTTTGCGTAGGCTGCAATGTTTGTAGCCAGCTTTGTCCAGTAGGAGCATTTGAGTCTCCGGAAAGGAAGGCTTGA
- a CDS encoding indolepyruvate oxidoreductase subunit beta, producing METKNIMIVGVGGQGSLLASKLLGHLLLNQGYDVKVSEVHGMSQRGGSVVTYVRYGDKVYSPVIDKGEADFIVSFEALEAARWLPFLKKDGQIVTNTQQIDPMPVITGAAEYPKKLINKLKESGAKVDALDCLSLATEAGSAKAVNIVLLGRLSHYFDLPEEAWMKSLEANVPSKFLEMNKKAFELGKNHA from the coding sequence ATGGAAACTAAGAATATTATGATCGTTGGCGTTGGAGGACAGGGGTCTCTTCTTGCCAGTAAATTACTTGGACATCTTTTGCTTAATCAGGGATATGATGTCAAAGTATCTGAAGTTCATGGAATGAGTCAAAGAGGAGGCAGCGTTGTCACATACGTAAGATATGGTGATAAGGTCTACTCTCCTGTTATAGATAAAGGCGAAGCTGACTTCATTGTTTCTTTTGAAGCTCTCGAAGCAGCCAGATGGCTTCCATTTCTCAAAAAAGATGGACAGATTGTCACAAATACTCAGCAGATAGATCCAATGCCTGTTATCACAGGTGCTGCTGAATATCCTAAAAAGCTTATAAATAAATTAAAGGAAAGCGGCGCTAAAGTCGATGCGCTCGACTGCTTGTCACTGGCTACGGAAGCCGGTTCAGCAAAAGCTGTTAATATTGTCCTTCTCGGAAGACTCTCTCACTACTTTGACCTTCCGGAAGAAGCATGGATGAAATCACTAGAAGCCAATGTTCCATCCAAATTCCTTGAAATGAACAAAAAGGCTTTTGAGCTTGGAAAAAATCACGCTTAA